A region of Bacillus cabrialesii DNA encodes the following proteins:
- the brnQ gene encoding branched-chain amino acid transport system II carrier protein — protein MKSSLSAKETIAIGLMLFALFFGAGNMIFPPELGQAAGENVWKAMTGFLVTGVGLPLLGVVAVALTGTDAKGLADKAHPVFGTIFTVVLYLTIGPLFAIPRTGTVSYEIAAVPFVSGIPSWLALLVFTFIFFAITYYLALNPTKLVDRIGKVLTPILLAVIAILVIKSIVTPMGDIRSPLEAYASGSVFKGFLEGYKTMDALASIVFGIVVVNAVKDRGITSRKSVASVCIKAGLVAAAGLGLVYVSLAYLGATSTDSVGLLGAGSKILSESSQHLFGSLGNIILGVAILFACLTTSIGLVSSCGNYFSKLIPSLSYKAVVTIVTVFSFVISNFGLSNIILFSVPILSAIYPLAIVIILLSFIEKSFKGRREVYILCLIATGIFSIIDGLNAASIPLGSLNKVLGQSLPLYSLGFGWVIPAIIGGIAGYLISLVTGSNKKPANIN, from the coding sequence ATGAAATCATCACTATCAGCCAAGGAAACGATCGCGATCGGGCTTATGCTCTTTGCTTTATTCTTTGGCGCAGGAAATATGATATTTCCGCCGGAACTTGGACAAGCAGCCGGGGAAAATGTTTGGAAAGCGATGACCGGCTTTCTCGTGACGGGTGTCGGCCTGCCGCTTTTAGGTGTTGTAGCCGTCGCTTTAACAGGGACGGATGCCAAAGGCCTTGCTGATAAAGCACATCCGGTCTTTGGAACAATTTTTACAGTCGTTCTTTATTTAACAATCGGACCGCTGTTCGCGATTCCGCGAACAGGCACAGTATCTTATGAAATTGCCGCTGTACCGTTTGTAAGCGGGATACCTTCTTGGCTCGCACTGCTTGTTTTCACATTTATTTTTTTCGCTATTACGTACTATCTGGCTTTAAATCCTACAAAGCTTGTTGACCGTATTGGAAAAGTTTTAACACCTATTTTGCTTGCTGTTATTGCTATATTAGTCATCAAAAGCATCGTAACGCCGATGGGAGACATTCGGTCGCCGCTTGAAGCGTATGCTTCCGGATCAGTGTTTAAAGGATTTTTAGAAGGCTATAAAACAATGGATGCACTTGCTTCTATCGTGTTCGGAATTGTCGTTGTCAATGCTGTTAAGGACAGAGGCATCACCAGCCGTAAATCAGTTGCTTCTGTATGTATTAAAGCGGGACTTGTTGCAGCAGCGGGACTCGGTCTGGTTTACGTCTCACTCGCCTATTTAGGAGCAACAAGCACAGATTCTGTAGGACTCCTTGGTGCAGGAAGCAAAATTTTATCAGAATCTTCACAGCACCTGTTCGGATCATTAGGAAATATCATTTTAGGCGTCGCTATCCTATTCGCATGCTTGACGACAAGCATTGGCCTTGTCTCTTCATGCGGAAATTATTTCTCAAAGCTGATTCCTTCTTTATCTTATAAAGCCGTTGTAACGATTGTCACTGTGTTCAGCTTTGTTATTTCTAACTTTGGGCTGTCAAATATCATTTTGTTCTCAGTTCCTATTTTATCAGCTATTTATCCGTTAGCAATTGTTATCATTCTGCTTTCATTTATTGAAAAATCATTTAAAGGCAGACGTGAAGTATATATTCTCTGTTTGATCGCAACTGGTATTTTTAGTATTATCGATGGCCTGAACGCCGCAAGCATTCCGCTTGGTTCTTTAAATAAAGTTCTCGGTCAGTCACTCCCGCTTTACAGCTTAGGATTTGGCTGGGTCATCCCCGCCATCATTGGAGGCATTGCCGGTTATCTGATTTCTCTTGTTACCGGTTCAAATAAAAAACCAGCTAATATCAACTAG
- the ezrA gene encoding septation ring formation regulator EzrA, producing the protein MEFVIGLLIVLLALFAAGYFFRKKIYAEIDRLESWKIEILNRSIVEEMSKIKHLKMTGQTEEFFEKWREEWDEIVTAHMPKVEELLYDAEENADKYRFKKANQVLVHIDDLLTAAESSIEKILREISDLVTSEEKSREEIEQVRERYSKSRKNLLAYSHLYGELYDSLEKDLDEIWSGIKQYEEETEGGNYITARKVLLEQERNLDRLQSYIDDVPKLLADCKQTVPGQIAKLKDGYREMKEKGYKLEHIQLDKELENLSNQLKRVEHVLMTELDIDEASAILQLIDENIQSVYQQLEGEVEAGQSVLSKMPELIIAYEKLKEEKEHTKAETELVKESYRLTAGELGKQQAFEKRLDEIGKLLSSVKDKLDAEHVAYSLLVEEVASVEKQIEEVKKEHDEFREKLQALRKEELQARETLSNLKKTISETARLLKTSNIPGIPSHIQEMLENAHHHIQETVTQLNELPLNMEEAGAHLKQAEDIVNRASRESEELIEQVVLIEKIIQFGNRFRSQNHILSEQLKEAERRFYEYDYSEAYEIAAAAVEKAAPGAVQKIESQKTKEHQYQ; encoded by the coding sequence ATGGAGTTTGTCATTGGATTATTAATTGTACTGCTTGCGCTGTTTGCGGCAGGCTACTTTTTCAGGAAAAAAATCTACGCCGAAATCGACCGGCTGGAATCGTGGAAAATCGAAATTCTAAACCGGTCGATTGTGGAAGAAATGTCCAAAATTAAACATTTAAAAATGACGGGTCAGACAGAAGAGTTCTTTGAGAAGTGGCGTGAAGAATGGGATGAGATTGTCACTGCCCACATGCCGAAAGTTGAAGAGCTCCTTTATGATGCCGAGGAAAATGCAGACAAATACCGGTTTAAGAAGGCCAATCAAGTGCTCGTTCATATTGACGACCTGCTGACAGCGGCGGAATCGAGCATTGAAAAGATTCTTCGGGAAATCAGCGATCTCGTCACTAGTGAGGAAAAGAGCCGTGAAGAGATTGAACAGGTGAGAGAGCGTTATTCCAAATCGCGAAAAAACCTGCTGGCATACAGCCACCTTTACGGAGAGCTTTATGACAGTCTTGAAAAGGATCTTGACGAAATTTGGAGCGGAATCAAACAATATGAAGAAGAAACAGAAGGCGGAAACTATATTACCGCACGAAAAGTGCTGCTTGAGCAGGAGCGGAATCTTGATCGGCTTCAGTCATATATAGATGACGTGCCGAAGCTGTTAGCAGACTGCAAGCAGACGGTGCCCGGCCAGATTGCAAAGCTCAAGGACGGCTATCGCGAAATGAAAGAGAAAGGATATAAGCTTGAGCATATCCAGCTAGATAAGGAATTAGAAAATCTGTCAAATCAGTTGAAACGGGTGGAGCATGTCTTGATGACTGAGCTGGATATTGATGAAGCGTCCGCAATCCTGCAGCTTATCGACGAAAATATTCAATCTGTTTATCAGCAGCTGGAGGGCGAAGTTGAAGCCGGCCAATCTGTGCTAAGCAAAATGCCTGAATTGATCATTGCTTATGAGAAGCTGAAAGAAGAGAAAGAGCATACAAAGGCGGAAACTGAGCTGGTCAAGGAAAGCTACAGGCTGACAGCTGGCGAGCTAGGCAAACAGCAGGCATTTGAAAAACGCCTTGATGAAATTGGCAAGCTGCTCTCATCCGTTAAAGATAAGCTTGATGCAGAGCACGTCGCCTACTCACTTTTAGTAGAAGAAGTTGCTTCAGTAGAGAAACAGATTGAAGAAGTCAAAAAAGAGCATGACGAATTTCGTGAAAAGCTGCAAGCGCTGAGAAAAGAAGAGCTTCAGGCGAGAGAGACGCTCAGCAATTTGAAAAAAACAATTTCTGAGACAGCAAGACTGCTGAAGACAAGCAACATTCCAGGCATTCCGAGCCATATTCAAGAGATGCTGGAAAACGCGCACCATCATATTCAAGAAACAGTCACACAACTAAACGAACTTCCATTAAATATGGAAGAAGCCGGAGCCCATTTGAAGCAAGCAGAAGATATCGTCAACAGGGCAAGCCGGGAATCAGAGGAGCTTATCGAGCAGGTTGTCCTCATTGAAAAAATCATTCAGTTCGGAAACCGGTTCAGAAGCCAGAATCATATTTTATCTGAACAGCTGAAAGAAGCGGAAAGACGATTTTATGAATATGATTACAGTGAAGCGTATGAAATAGCGGCAGCCGCAGTTGAAAAAGCCGCACCAGGTGCTGTCCAAAAAATAGAATCGCAAAAAACAAAAGAGCATCAATATCAATAA
- the hisJ gene encoding histidinol-phosphatase HisJ yields MQKRDGHIHTPFCPHGSNDTLRQYAEEALKKGFESITFTEHAPLPPSFTDPTPLKDSAMAQASLESYINEISRLKKEYHGQLTIRTGLEVDYIAEFEDEIKLFLDTYGSYLDDSILSVHFLRTGSSYVCLDYDEHTFKELISACGSIEAVYEQYYRSIYSSIVASLGGYKPKRVGHITLVQKFIKLFPYSMPEHIRGLVSKCLSAIEENGMELDFNTSGLRKTYAGGIYIEDWMLNEAKQKKIPLVFGSDAHQAGDVGYAYEAFLERC; encoded by the coding sequence ATGCAAAAGCGAGACGGACATATTCACACACCATTTTGCCCTCACGGCTCAAATGACACACTCAGACAATATGCAGAAGAAGCCTTAAAAAAAGGCTTCGAATCGATTACGTTTACCGAACACGCCCCATTGCCTCCCTCTTTTACTGATCCCACGCCGCTGAAAGACAGCGCGATGGCGCAAGCCTCTTTGGAAAGCTATATCAATGAAATATCCCGGTTAAAAAAAGAATATCACGGACAGCTTACCATACGGACGGGGCTTGAGGTCGATTATATTGCTGAATTTGAAGATGAAATCAAATTATTTCTGGACACATACGGATCTTATTTAGATGACAGCATCCTATCCGTTCATTTTTTGCGCACAGGTTCTTCCTATGTATGCCTTGATTATGATGAGCATACCTTTAAAGAGCTGATTTCAGCCTGCGGAAGCATTGAAGCTGTGTACGAACAGTATTACCGCAGCATCTATTCTTCTATTGTAGCATCTCTCGGCGGCTATAAGCCAAAAAGAGTCGGTCACATCACACTCGTCCAAAAATTCATCAAACTGTTTCCATACAGCATGCCTGAACATATTCGCGGCCTCGTTTCTAAGTGCCTGAGTGCCATTGAAGAAAACGGGATGGAGCTCGACTTCAATACTTCCGGCTTAAGAAAAACGTACGCAGGCGGCATTTACATCGAGGATTGGATGCTGAATGAAGCGAAGCAAAAGAAGATCCCGCTTGTGTTCGGGTCTGATGCCCATCAAGCGGGAGATGTCGGATACGCGTATGAGGCGTTTTTGGAGCGCTGCTAA
- the refZ gene encoding transcriptional regulator RefZ, with product MKVSTKDKIIESAVMLFNQKGFSGTSVREIAKSADVNVAHISYYFKGKGGLMEHLVSEFYEGYSKTLETAAGNVSSQSTQEQLLQLVFDILSYQHNHRQLTRFVYREVTIDSTLNREIMSTYLMKEKYIFQLIIEEGEKQREHLTLPLPHFILQLKSLLMMPYLQPQYISEVLYMQPHEPYFYKMYFEEIKIWIKSVFRTGDVALIN from the coding sequence ATGAAAGTAAGCACCAAAGACAAAATTATTGAATCTGCTGTCATGCTCTTTAACCAAAAAGGATTTTCTGGCACGTCTGTCCGTGAAATCGCAAAGTCAGCTGATGTAAATGTTGCGCACATCTCCTACTATTTTAAAGGCAAAGGAGGTTTGATGGAACACTTAGTTTCAGAGTTTTACGAAGGCTACAGCAAAACGCTTGAAACAGCGGCAGGCAATGTCTCTTCTCAAAGCACGCAGGAACAGCTTCTCCAATTGGTTTTCGATATTTTATCCTATCAGCATAATCATCGTCAATTAACTCGTTTTGTCTACCGGGAAGTCACGATTGACTCCACATTAAACAGGGAAATTATGTCGACATATCTAATGAAGGAAAAGTATATCTTCCAGCTGATCATTGAGGAAGGAGAAAAACAGCGTGAACATTTAACGCTGCCGCTGCCTCATTTTATCCTCCAATTAAAATCTCTCTTAATGATGCCCTATCTCCAGCCTCAATATATTTCAGAAGTGCTCTACATGCAGCCGCACGAGCCGTACTTTTATAAAATGTATTTTGAAGAAATCAAAATTTGGATCAAGAGCGTCTTCCGGACAGGAGACGTGGCGCTTATCAATTAG
- a CDS encoding GAF domain-containing protein, with protein sequence MFHVEKQSGDKEKDYQLLLKQLEAMTEDETDQIANYANASALLYHSLPEVNWAGFYFAKEEDGQLVLGPFQGLPACVRIPFGRGVCGTAYANGKVERVEDVHAFPGHIACDAASQSEIVLPIHVGGKVVGVLDIDSPVKNRFDEIDEQYLSQFAETLEKALAK encoded by the coding sequence ATGTTCCATGTCGAAAAACAATCTGGAGATAAAGAAAAAGACTATCAGCTTCTGCTAAAACAGCTCGAAGCCATGACCGAAGACGAAACAGACCAAATTGCAAACTATGCAAATGCCTCAGCTCTCCTTTATCATTCTTTGCCTGAAGTCAACTGGGCGGGTTTTTATTTTGCCAAAGAAGAGGACGGACAGCTTGTGTTAGGGCCGTTCCAAGGTCTGCCGGCATGTGTTCGGATTCCTTTCGGCAGAGGCGTTTGCGGCACAGCATATGCAAACGGAAAAGTGGAGCGTGTTGAGGACGTTCATGCGTTTCCGGGACACATCGCCTGCGATGCAGCATCTCAATCAGAAATTGTGCTTCCGATTCATGTAGGCGGAAAAGTTGTCGGCGTCTTAGACATCGACAGCCCAGTGAAAAACCGTTTCGACGAAATCGACGAACAGTATTTATCACAGTTTGCCGAAACGCTTGAAAAAGCGTTAGCGAAGTAA
- a CDS encoding diguanylate cyclase domain-containing protein — MVEQTKDQLSAFHYHMLDFLLTKSEKVTFTDSLIWLTSAIQTYFSSLSVSLAPAPSDSAAKLADDEVRFSASKIDASFYMIEDGSGRRFHLTCRQDGAIPERLPDVVSSFLNQSMKQERLYIKTIYQKKIYKMTELFHSLLDQTEVLKQLLESLTRTFSLFEFSLFISHDQDQCLGVPAKELYMEGEKSDSFALKVYLSGDILRKNESAAYIPIKGQQGTYGVLKAEGTGDSFLTDAYLDEMSLIANAAGKAFENAQLYEQSKTSIANLELINETSRRLNQRLTLEDTMNDLAVRMAESFQAEEVGFFHIDHFENQALLPGSTAFFKEAKSSDFFNEIKEKLDEGEKGIFIGNGQSVFGKAGYGSLMAVPMIENDELLGFAILLKREMYAFTFEMYKLFQALIHHATLAVTNSMLRDRLEHLVITDQLTELYSRVYLDEKIQYSMKINQKGVFILVDIDNFKNVNDTYGHQTGDEILIQVASVIKSNIRKHDVGARWGGEELAIYLPNVTVAVGKRITERLVYAVRKNTKPAVTISCGISCWSAETRKSLKELVHEADEALYSAKRNGKNRLVIHESIE; from the coding sequence ATGGTAGAACAAACAAAAGATCAATTATCCGCCTTCCATTATCATATGCTCGATTTTTTATTAACCAAATCTGAAAAAGTCACATTCACCGACTCTTTAATATGGCTGACTTCGGCTATTCAAACCTATTTTTCATCCCTTAGTGTTTCGCTTGCACCGGCACCATCTGACTCTGCGGCAAAACTGGCAGATGATGAAGTGCGTTTTTCTGCTTCGAAAATAGACGCTTCATTTTATATGATTGAGGACGGATCAGGCAGGCGCTTTCATCTTACATGCAGGCAGGATGGAGCGATTCCTGAAAGGCTTCCGGACGTGGTTTCATCATTTTTAAACCAGTCAATGAAACAGGAAAGACTCTATATCAAAACGATCTATCAAAAAAAGATATACAAAATGACAGAGCTGTTCCATTCACTGCTTGACCAGACAGAGGTGCTGAAGCAGCTTTTAGAAAGCTTAACCCGCACGTTTTCTCTGTTTGAGTTTTCTTTATTTATATCGCACGATCAAGATCAATGTTTAGGCGTTCCTGCAAAAGAGTTGTATATGGAAGGGGAAAAATCGGATTCCTTTGCGTTAAAAGTGTATTTGTCCGGGGATATTTTACGGAAAAATGAATCTGCCGCCTATATTCCGATAAAAGGCCAGCAGGGAACATACGGTGTGTTGAAGGCTGAGGGAACGGGTGACAGTTTTCTTACTGATGCCTACCTTGATGAAATGTCACTGATAGCAAACGCGGCGGGAAAAGCGTTTGAAAATGCCCAGCTCTATGAACAATCCAAAACAAGCATTGCAAATTTGGAATTGATCAATGAAACGTCACGCCGCCTGAATCAGCGTCTGACGTTGGAGGATACGATGAATGACCTGGCTGTGAGAATGGCCGAATCGTTTCAAGCGGAAGAAGTCGGTTTTTTTCATATAGACCATTTTGAAAACCAAGCATTGCTTCCCGGAAGCACAGCGTTCTTTAAAGAAGCGAAGTCATCTGATTTCTTTAACGAAATAAAAGAAAAGCTGGATGAAGGTGAAAAAGGGATTTTCATTGGAAATGGCCAGTCTGTGTTCGGAAAGGCCGGCTACGGCTCACTGATGGCGGTTCCAATGATTGAAAACGACGAACTTTTAGGGTTTGCCATTTTATTGAAACGGGAAATGTACGCTTTTACATTTGAAATGTACAAGCTGTTTCAGGCGCTGATTCATCACGCAACGCTTGCTGTGACCAACTCAATGCTTCGCGACCGACTTGAGCATCTCGTGATAACAGATCAGCTGACTGAGCTGTATTCTCGAGTGTATTTAGATGAAAAAATTCAATACAGTATGAAAATTAACCAAAAAGGTGTCTTTATTCTTGTTGATATTGATAATTTCAAGAATGTAAATGATACGTACGGCCATCAGACTGGAGACGAGATTTTAATTCAAGTCGCTTCGGTGATTAAAAGCAACATCCGAAAGCATGATGTCGGCGCCCGGTGGGGAGGCGAGGAGCTGGCGATTTATTTGCCGAATGTGACGGTTGCGGTGGGAAAACGGATTACTGAGAGACTGGTTTATGCGGTCAGAAAAAACACGAAACCCGCGGTGACCATTTCATGCGGTATCTCCTGCTGGTCGGCAGAAACAAGAAAGTCCCTGAAAGAGCTTGTGCATGAGGCTGATGAAGCGCTCTACAGCGCGAAGCGAAACGGAAAAAACCGCTTAGTGATTCACGAGTCAATAGAATGA
- the rpsD gene encoding 30S ribosomal protein S4, which produces MARYTGPSWKLSRRLGISLSGTGKELEKRPYAPGPHGPGQRKKLSEYGLQLQEKQKLRHMYGVNERQFRTLFDKAGKLAGKHGENFMILLDSRLDNVVYKLGLARTRRQARQLVNHGHILVDGSRVDIPSYLVKPGQTIGVREKSRNLSIVKESVEVNNFVPEYLTFDAEKLEGTFTRLPERSELAPEINEALIVEFYSR; this is translated from the coding sequence ATGGCTCGCTATACAGGTCCATCTTGGAAACTGTCCCGCCGTCTAGGAATCTCTCTTAGCGGTACAGGAAAAGAATTAGAAAAACGCCCTTACGCTCCAGGTCCACACGGCCCAGGACAACGTAAAAAATTATCAGAATACGGTTTGCAATTGCAAGAAAAGCAAAAGCTTCGTCACATGTACGGTGTAAACGAACGCCAATTCCGCACTTTGTTTGACAAAGCTGGCAAACTAGCTGGTAAACACGGTGAAAACTTCATGATTCTTTTAGATTCTCGTCTTGATAACGTTGTGTACAAGCTAGGTTTAGCACGTACTCGCCGTCAAGCTCGCCAATTGGTTAACCACGGTCACATTCTTGTAGACGGAAGCCGCGTTGACATTCCGTCTTACCTAGTAAAACCTGGTCAAACAATCGGTGTTCGCGAAAAATCAAGAAACCTTTCTATCGTTAAGGAATCTGTAGAAGTGAACAACTTCGTTCCTGAATACCTTACTTTCGACGCTGAAAAGCTTGAAGGTACTTTCACTCGTCTTCCTGAGCGTTCTGAACTTGCTCCGGAAATTAACGAAGCGCTTATCGTTGAGTTCTACTCTCGTTAA
- the sr7p gene encoding small protein SR7P, giving the protein MNLMCTIAKERLQRDYWEQQALESVGRLEEEDESDDKKTPTA; this is encoded by the coding sequence GTGAATCTCATGTGTACGATTGCGAAAGAAAGATTGCAGCGGGATTATTGGGAGCAGCAGGCGCTAGAAAGTGTTGGCCGGCTAGAGGAAGAAGACGAATCAGACGATAAAAAAACCCCGACCGCATAG
- the tyrS gene encoding tyrosine--tRNA ligase yields MTNLLEDLSFRGLIQQMTDEEGLNKQLNEEKIRLYSGFDPTADSLHIGHLLPILTLRRFQLAGHHPIALVGGATGLIGDPSGKKAERTLNTADIVSEWSQKIKNQLSRFLDFDAAENPAVIANNFDWIGKMNVIDFLRDVGKNFGINYMLAKDTVSSRIESGISYTEFSYMILQSYDFLNLYRDKNCKLQIGGSDQWGNITAGLELIRKSEEEGAKAFGLTIPLVTKADGTKFGKTEGGAIWLDKEKTSPYEFYQFWINTDDRDVIKYLKYFTFLSKEEIEAYAEKTETAPEKREAQKRLAEEVTALVHGREALEQAINISQALFSGNIKELSAQDVKVGFKDVPSMEADSSQELSLVDVLVQSKLSPSKRQAREDIQNGAVYINGERQTEVNHILSSEDRIEGQFTVLRRGKKKYFLVTYK; encoded by the coding sequence ATGACAAACTTACTTGAAGATTTATCCTTCCGCGGATTGATTCAGCAAATGACAGATGAAGAAGGATTGAATAAACAGCTGAATGAAGAAAAAATCCGCCTGTACTCAGGCTTTGATCCAACAGCAGACAGCTTGCATATCGGACACCTGCTGCCCATTTTAACACTTCGCCGTTTCCAGCTTGCGGGGCATCATCCGATTGCACTTGTGGGCGGCGCGACGGGCCTTATCGGCGATCCGAGCGGAAAAAAAGCGGAGCGTACATTAAACACAGCTGACATCGTATCCGAATGGTCCCAAAAAATCAAAAACCAGCTGTCCAGATTTCTAGATTTTGACGCAGCAGAAAACCCTGCTGTCATCGCGAACAACTTTGACTGGATCGGCAAAATGAATGTGATCGACTTCCTTCGTGATGTCGGCAAAAACTTCGGCATCAATTACATGCTGGCAAAAGACACCGTCAGCTCAAGAATTGAATCAGGCATTTCATACACGGAATTCAGCTACATGATTCTTCAATCGTATGATTTCTTAAATCTTTACAGAGACAAAAACTGTAAGCTGCAAATCGGCGGAAGCGATCAGTGGGGTAACATCACGGCCGGCCTTGAACTGATCAGAAAATCAGAAGAAGAAGGAGCAAAAGCGTTCGGCCTTACGATTCCGCTTGTCACAAAAGCAGACGGCACGAAGTTTGGCAAAACGGAAGGCGGCGCGATCTGGCTTGATAAGGAAAAAACATCGCCATATGAATTCTACCAATTCTGGATCAACACAGATGACCGTGACGTTATCAAATACTTGAAATACTTTACCTTCCTATCAAAAGAGGAAATTGAAGCGTACGCTGAAAAAACAGAAACGGCGCCTGAAAAGCGTGAAGCGCAAAAACGCCTGGCAGAAGAAGTGACAGCACTCGTTCACGGACGCGAGGCGCTGGAGCAAGCCATCAACATCTCTCAAGCGTTGTTCAGCGGCAATATTAAAGAGCTTTCCGCCCAAGACGTAAAAGTCGGCTTTAAAGATGTCCCTTCTATGGAAGCTGACAGCAGCCAAGAGCTTTCACTAGTCGATGTATTGGTGCAATCTAAATTATCTCCTTCTAAACGCCAAGCGCGTGAAGACATTCAAAACGGGGCTGTTTACATTAACGGCGAACGCCAGACGGAAGTGAACCATATCCTATCGTCTGAAGACCGTATCGAAGGCCAATTTACTGTCCTGCGCCGCGGGAAGAAAAAATACTTCCTTGTAACGTATAAATAA
- the acsA gene encoding acetate--CoA ligase → MNLKALPAVEGDHHLKNYEETYRLFDWAEAEKHFSWHETGKLNAAYEAIDRHAESFRKNKVALYYKDANRDEKYTFKEMKEESNRAGNVLKRYGNVEKGDRVFIFMPRSPELYFIMLGAIKIGAIAGPLFEAFMEGAVKDRLENSEAKVVVTTPELLERIPADKLPHLQHIFVVGGEAESGTNIINYDEAAKQESTRLDIEWMDKKDGYLLHYTSGSTGTPKGVLHVHEAMIQQYQTGKWVLDLKEEDIYWCTADPGWVTGTVYGIFAPWLNGATNVIVGGRFSPESWYGTIEQLGVNVWYSAPTAFRMLMGAGDEMAAKYDLTSLRHVLSVGEPLNPEVIRWGHKVFNKRIHDTWWMTETGSQLICNYPCMDIKPGSMGKPIPGVEAAIVDNQGNELPPFRMGNLAIKKGWPSMMHTIWNNPEKYESYFMPGGWYVSGDSAYMDDDGYFWFQGRVDDVIMTSGERVGPFEVESKLVEHPAIAEAGVIGKPDPVRGEIIKAFIALREGFEPSDKLKEEIRLFVKQGLAAHAAPREIEFKDKLPKTRSGKIMRRVLKAWELDLPAGDLSTMED, encoded by the coding sequence ATGAATTTGAAAGCGTTGCCAGCAGTGGAAGGGGATCATCATTTAAAAAATTATGAAGAAACGTACCGGCTTTTTGATTGGGCCGAGGCAGAGAAACATTTCTCCTGGCATGAGACGGGGAAACTGAATGCGGCGTATGAAGCGATTGACCGCCATGCCGAATCGTTTCGAAAAAACAAAGTAGCGCTTTATTATAAAGACGCAAACCGGGATGAAAAATACACATTTAAAGAAATGAAGGAAGAATCAAACAGAGCCGGCAATGTGCTGAAACGGTATGGAAATGTGGAAAAAGGGGACCGCGTTTTTATTTTTATGCCGAGATCACCCGAGCTTTATTTTATTATGCTTGGCGCCATTAAAATTGGCGCCATCGCCGGGCCGCTGTTTGAAGCGTTTATGGAGGGAGCGGTGAAGGACCGGCTTGAAAACAGCGAGGCAAAGGTTGTTGTCACGACGCCTGAGCTGCTGGAGAGAATACCGGCTGACAAACTGCCTCACCTGCAGCATATATTCGTAGTCGGCGGAGAGGCTGAAAGCGGCACAAACATCATCAATTATGATGAAGCGGCAAAACAGGAGAGCACAAGACTGGATATCGAATGGATGGATAAAAAAGACGGCTATCTGCTTCACTATACATCAGGTTCCACTGGAACGCCAAAGGGTGTGCTTCATGTCCATGAAGCGATGATTCAGCAATATCAGACAGGAAAGTGGGTTCTTGATTTAAAAGAAGAAGACATTTACTGGTGCACAGCTGATCCGGGCTGGGTGACAGGTACGGTATACGGCATTTTTGCACCGTGGCTGAACGGAGCGACAAATGTCATCGTCGGCGGCCGTTTCAGCCCGGAAAGCTGGTATGGAACGATTGAGCAGCTTGGCGTCAACGTCTGGTACAGCGCGCCGACCGCGTTTCGAATGCTGATGGGGGCGGGAGATGAGATGGCTGCGAAATATGATCTCACTTCACTCCGGCACGTGCTCAGTGTCGGTGAGCCGTTAAACCCGGAAGTCATCAGATGGGGACATAAAGTCTTTAACAAACGAATCCATGATACATGGTGGATGACAGAAACGGGCAGCCAGCTCATCTGCAACTATCCTTGCATGGACATTAAACCTGGCTCAATGGGCAAGCCGATTCCCGGAGTAGAAGCGGCAATCGTTGACAATCAAGGCAACGAGCTTCCGCCGTTCCGAATGGGCAATCTCGCCATTAAAAAGGGCTGGCCTTCCATGATGCATACCATTTGGAATAACCCTGAAAAGTACGAATCGTATTTCATGCCGGGCGGCTGGTATGTGTCTGGTGATTCTGCTTACATGGATGATGATGGGTATTTCTGGTTCCAAGGCAGAGTTGATGACGTCATCATGACCTCCGGTGAGCGCGTCGGCCCATTTGAAGTGGAAAGCAAGCTTGTCGAACATCCCGCCATTGCGGAAGCAGGCGTAATCGGAAAGCCTGATCCGGTGCGGGGAGAAATCATTAAAGCCTTTATCGCACTGAGAGAAGGATTTGAGCCGTCCGATAAACTGAAAGAAGAGATCCGCCTCTTTGTGAAGCAGGGTCTCGCAGCCCATGCGGCTCCGCGTGAGATTGAATTTAAAGATAAGCTTCCGAAAACCCGGAGCGGCAAGATCATGAGACGCGTGCTGAAGGCGTGGGAGCTCGATCTGCCGGCTGGGGATCTGTCCACGATGGAGGATTAG